The genomic stretch CCTCTCTCCTAATAATTAATACCTAATTAATTAAGCATGCCGCATAGCAAAATTGTTCTGTTTCCCAACGACACATATGATATATATCTTAAGGCCTGAATTTGCAAAGATAACTTGAAATATGTACCATTCACCAATATAATTCACCACTAATAGCATCtgagaaattgattcttctCCGTAACAGATCGTTCTAGTTGCTAGGTAGCTAGGTAGTCACTAGCTAGGTAGTTtcaagatgtttttttttttttttttttgtcgatttGTTTGGACTTTGGGGAATTGGAGATAGTAGGTTAATAGAATTCTTACAGGGTCAGCCCTGAGCATGTTTGCCCAGCGCCattgcacagggcccccaaatttttgggggccccataatttgtaaataactatatatactatacagcaGGCAGTAGCCTGCtgtatagaatatatacatatatatattttttttcattttttctttttgcaattgGATTTCTAAATTTGTTtacaaagttatatatatacatatattatgtgaGATTATGGgtaattattgtgtgaaccatgaatataaggtacattttttatatactaaaagtacattatttgtgtattgaatttatattattttatagtatataaaataatgtacttttagtattcaaataatgtacgtttagtatattaaaaatgtactttttatttatggtccacacagctgtgtggatcatggtcaatgtaataatgattggagATTATGAattaaaacttattaacttaattgtacatattatttgatttatttcacaattattatttattagcatgacttattgacttaataattttaaatattgaataatatatattcaagagtttgtttcttgataaattattattgatagtgactctaaataattttttttctttaggattttgtaattatgttttctaaaaaatattcatatggGTTTAAGAAGcctaaaaagaaagaagaattgAACAACTAACTCAATCATAAAAGTGAGCTCttgaaaaaattcattacaaaagaaTATCAAATAGATGATGAGCAAAAGGATGATGCCAATGAAAATTTGTCAGATGCTAATAATCTTCATAAAGATGATCATGTGATTGTAAgacttgaaaaaatttaaatgatagtgtGCACAACAATGATAAGTATCATTGTGACGATGAAAATGATATAGGAATGTTGATGGTTGTTTAGATGATGTGATCACAATGATAAACTAAATGATTcgtttttatttgacatatataatCTATGAAATTAGGATGCCCTTGATTCTAAAATAATAGATATTCTTGTTAAAAGGGGCCCAAATTCAAATGTCGCACAAGACCTCTATTTTTATTGAAACGACCTTGGATTCTTATGATTCGATTTTAAAGattgtgtttatattttttataggatctcatttatttataagaacaggataaaaaatctaaaaaaactGCCTGGACGTTCCCAACGAGAGGGAGGGAATATGTGTAAAACGAATTCGCACTGCTTAAGTAGCTAAATGCATGTTTGTTTTTCTGGTTCGAGACCTCGGAACTCCCAAGCATACCCATTCGTCCCGTACGAGGCTAGATCTGACACCAATCTCTATGATGTATCTATACTTAAACCAACCATCCCAACATTACAATTTCTCGGAATGTCTAAAATGGAGAGTTCGTTTTTCTTCTTCACGATGTTTGCGCTCATCTTACGGATTGTGCCGACGCCCATGGCGGCGCTGCCGTGTGGGAACTGCGGTGAAACTCCGGTGCCTTTCCCGCTGAGCACGGGGCCCAAGTGCGGCGACCAAGCCTACAAAATCAGGTGCGCCTCAGGCACACTGTGGTTCGACGCCCTCCACAACGCTTCCTACGCCATCACTTCCATTAACCCGCAGGCGCAGACGATGACCGTGGCTCCGGCCCCCACCGTGCGCGGCACGTGCGTCTCGTCGGATCTGGGCAGCGAGGGAATCCAGCTCGACCAGAACCTCCCGTTCAACATCACGGCCAGCAACACCGTTCTGCTGCTGAATTGCACGGAAAATATGCTGCACTTGCAAGTGCCGATAAACTGTTCGTCGAAATGCGTGTGCCACGGTTATATTGATGGGACTTCTGGGCTGGCGCCGTGTAAGAAGGGGAGATTGTGTTGTATATTTAGGACGGGGGGGTCGCAGAATGAGTACATGATACGGGTTCATTCGCAGGGGTGTATGGCTTACCAGAGCTTTGTGAATTTGAACCCGGCGTTGCCTTTGGGTAAGTGGCCGCGGCCGGGGCTGGAGCTGATGTGGGATACTCCGGTTGAACCATCCTGTAAAACGGAATTGGATTGCAGGGAGTTGCCGTTCTCGCTGTGCTTGCCGGATCCGGGGAATGGTGGACAAAAAAGGTGCTTTTGTAAGGCCGGAAGGTATTGGGATGCTACTACTGGATATTGCCAAAGTAAGTACGTCCAAGTATCAAGTGCCTCCGGTTATCATTatatcaaaagttataactcgTAACTTAGCCTTTCCTAACAATTTGCTACCATCGGATGTTGAATTTGTCCATTTATTAATCTCTGCCGAACAATCTCCTCTTAGCTTGCCACTAGGCCAAAAGCTATAAATCTTAATGAATGtgcaaattaatttatttccttgTACCCCACATTTTATAAAAGTAAGGCCGAGTACTGGACTTACCTATTTAGTCCTTCGCCCAACATCGCACTTGggggtgttggacttgacccttcattTACCTCCCCCAACAATTTCCCCTCCCACCTTATTACTACACcaaattaaaaagttataacTCGTAGTGAAAATTGaactttatttcttatatttctTATATTGCTACATTTTTAGGCCCTTTAGGTCTCAGCCCAACGATCCTCTAGTCATGTAATACTGGACTTGTCCCTTCTTCACCGACCTCCGCTCAACACGCAGGATTCCCCCGCCCGATGCCAACCTATATTTGCCTAAATAACCTAAGATAGTCTTCAAATTTTGTgtaaaatataacaatatagCTTTAATTTATTGCTATAAACATGTGCAGAGTGTGGAAAAGGGAGAAATTGTAAGCTCAAAAGGAACAAAGGGATCCTATTTGGAGGTATATCATGGATTAATCCATCTACATTAATTTGTTTTGCAAAACCTTTTGCATATACTGACTGTCAAGAATTTGTCACCATTTCGTGATTGTTTACAGTTGCTGGCGGTTGTGGGTTTTTCCTAGTGCTAAGTGCATTTCTGGTCCACAGACGCAACCAGCTTAAAAGAAGAGCTCAGAAGACACTGGTTAAGCAAAGAGAACAAATTCTAAATGCCGCTAGTAGTAGCAGTGGGAAGTCCGCCAAAGTATTCTCCGGCAAGGAGATCAAGAAAGCCACCAACAATTTCTCCAGGGAGAATCTGCTCGGCTCCGGCGGCTTCGGCGAGGTCTTCAAGGGCACTTTAGACGACGGGACATTCATAGCCGTCAAGCGCGCCAAGCCTGGCAACACCAAAGGCACCGAACAAGTCCTCAACGAGGTTCGGATTCTTTGTCAGGTCAATCACCGCAGCCTCGTCAGGCTCCTCGGCTGCTGCGTCGAGCTGGAAGAGCCGCAGCTTGTCTACGAGTACGTCCCCAATGGGACCCTCTTTGATCACCTCCACGCCTTCCGCCTACGTCACTTGACCCCGCTTACCTGGCTGCGCCGCCTGGTTGTGGCCCACCAGACCGCCGACGGGCTGGCTTATCTTCACTCCTCGGCGGTGCCTCCTATCTACCACCGCGACGTCAAGTCCAGCAACATCCTGCTAGACGAAAAGCTCGACGCCAAGGTTTCCGATTTCGGGCTTTCGAGACTTGTGGAGCTTAGTGATAGTGAGGGTAGCCATATTTACACCTCCGCTCAAGGGACTCTGGGATACCTAGACCCCGAGTACTATCTGAATCTTCAACTCACAGACAGGAGCGACGTTTACAGCTTCGGGGTTGTTCTGTTAGAGCTCTTGACCTCAAAAAAGGCCATCGATTTCAATAGAGAAGAGGAAAATGTGAACTTGGTGGTTTTCATGAAGAAGGTGATGGATGAAGGGAGATTGATGGATGTTGTTGATCCTTTTATCAAAGAAGGGGCAAGTAAAGTTGAAATAGAGACGCTAAAAGCAATGGGGGGCTTGGCGGCGGCATGCCTAGATGAACGGAGGCAGAATCGGCCTTCCATGAAAGAAGTTGCCGATGAGATTGAGTATATTATCGGCATTGTTACCGGCGATGATTCAACCACTGGTGATCTTAAGATCTAGCCGGCGAATATGGGTTGCCTTGCCTACACCATGTACCATTTGGCATATTGCTACTGGTAGCCAACAATAATTATCGTTTATGTAGCCAACATGTCATTGTAGAGATCGGAATTGAAGGACattagtgtatgtatatatatgtctgCCAAACCAAACCTTTGTGTCTTCTACTTCTATGGAAATCTTCTGTTGATATTTCAGGAGAAATTAGGAAACTTAAAATCTCTATTTACACAAAAATCTTTAAATTGACACTACTCTCCCTGCCATTTTTCATTGATCCATGAAGTTGAAGGTGAAAGCTGTTAGAAAACTTGAAGGAATTTCTGAATTTCATAGGTATAAAATTGTGCAAACAGTCTACCAACGGGATAGGAcacttaaaatgaaaataagggTGTTggttttaaaaagaaaataagggtgttatttggaaaaaaatcattttctgagTTTCTAGTGTTTGGCAAGGTGAAAAACttaaagtcaatggaaaattATGTATTGGTCAATAGAAAATACATCaaatttttaggaaaatgacttcccttttGTTTTGGAAGTTATTTTCCAAGTGCTTCTACCAAGTATTTTACCCTTACACATATCTTCTTTTCACCTTTTTCCAGAAACCAGTGGACTGGTTTCCGAAACCAATTGGCAGTCAGATTGGTTTCGAAGCCACTTTGGCCGACTAGTTTTCGAAGGGAAAACCAATCGGCCAATGTGATTTTACAATGAGatttttgttatgatttttcagaaaatgaactaCACACACCAAAATAGTTTTATAAAATGCAATCAAACACcggaaagaaaatatttttttgaaaacttacacattttccagaaaacagtTTTCAAAATTCATTTTTCTAGTTTCTAAACACACCTAAGTGTCAAATAAATCATCAAACTAAccatgaaaatgcaattagtCACCGAACAAGTAAAAATTGTACAATCATACCAATTAGCCAGCTAACTTCCAGTAATTGGTTGAGTTGGtagtttaatttgttcaaaaatgGGCACACTCATCATAATTGAACAAAGGTTTGCATGTTATTGTGTATGATATATCATCACTTACACAAAAAGTAATATGGCTCAAAGACACTGTACTCTACCAGACAAGAAGTAAATTAAATACACCTTTACAAGGTAGGGAAATGTCAACACATACCTATCCTATGGAAGGATTGTTTGTTGGACGCAATCATGTTagtatcatttttagtcccaaaaaaatactttttcatTCATTTGAGGGATTGTTGAAAAATGAGCTAAAATTGGCatgtaaaattgttattttgaggCAAAGTTGAGTGGGATCCACTTTGAATTTAGACCAGGTCAAGGTAAATTCAGGTTCTCTTAAATGAGGTTTAATTcgatatattatatactcaaaatagataatgagtgaataaaaattgatattcaAAGTAAATCCATTTGAGATGGGAAAAAATGGAGTTGTGAAAGCTTTTAAGAAGCTTTTGTcccactaataaataataagtgtTTTATTGTCCATAATTTTAGCCGCTTAATtcaaaaaatgttttattttgttatttaaatttattttaatttaaaatcaaaatttgaaattataattatattataggaaagtgaataaaataatagatgatATGTAGGAGTGTAGGTCTCACAAAATGGGGGGAAAAATGATCAAGATGGAGAGAAAATAAGATAGAAGATTGTGACTTTCTGTATTCGCAATATTAAAGATTCTTGGTTATCTTTGGGACTTAACTATTTGAGAATTTGTCTTATCGCTAACTCTAATCGCATTTGATTGACGTGCAATAGCGATACGACTATGTGTAGGgaataaatcaaacaaaatgTAAAGAACACAGAGTATTGTTACCTAGTTCGATACCATCGTATCTACGTCTAGGGACTACCATTAGTGAATTCAATCTACTATttcaacaagtcaacaacaaatCAAACATACGATAAGAGAACGCATTCTCAACCCAATGTGCGATATACCTCACACGGTAAATCAACAATCCAAGAAATCCTTTTTTTGGAGATTCGTGTTGTCGTTGTCCATCTCGCTGACTCATCACCCACCACAACACCACAGTTGTATGGAATACGGTCCATAGAGGTAAAGCTTTATAGAATTTCTTCTCAAGAATCTTCTTAAACTCGTATCACCAATAGTGTCTTGAGAAGATGATAACTCAGAGTAATCTCTTTGTAATTCGTAGGGAGAGTTTCTTAATAttcaaatcttgaagattatcTCTTGTAATTCACATCTCTctaactagtatatataatactctgATTCTTGGAAGGCAAGTAATCTCCTAAGTTTTCCTTATAGTATGAATTATTGTTACCCTTGAGGTCTCTTAATCAGATAAGGATATTATTGTAAAATAACCTCAAACCACGTAACTACTCTACTAGCTGCAGTAGTCCGTAGATAAGTCGGTGTAGTTCCAACAACTAGATTTCAAAAAGGCTCTAATGTAGTGTCTATTCTGCCAGATCTTCAATTAGTACTCCAACTAACACTAAACCTAACCTATCTAGTTTGCCAtaataattttgtcaattaCATGTTGGGGTTTACAGAATAACTAAACACTAACAAAGATTATATAGTGATGTGAGGAGTTGGACCCACATAATGGGGACATTAGGAGGGAAAGAGATAGAGATGTCCTAATGAAATTAAAGCAgaaagataaattttttttttttttgtaacaagtGAAACCCAACCTTAACCACTATTCTAAAACATGCACCGTATAAATGCACTTCCTTGTAATAACTCGTAAAGCACATAAAGGATATAAAATACACTAGgaatcaaaacaaattttactccTTTAAGCTAGAATAGACAGACATACTCAATAGTGCAATAATACAATAAGAGCTTAAACCTGCCAACCACTTTAAGCTACTCGAAATCCCGAATATGTAGGGATGTTACTCTTAGTCCGAACTCAATGGGCTAgcccaataaaataaaaaaaaaaagttagagtTAGACCCAATATATATTAGCTTGATAAGCCCAAAATCAATAAGTCTGATGGCTTGAACGAGCTATTATGAAATTTAATGGGCTAGTCTAATAGCAAGAGC from Ipomoea triloba cultivar NCNSP0323 chromosome 12, ASM357664v1 encodes the following:
- the LOC115999985 gene encoding wall-associated receptor kinase-like 20; amino-acid sequence: MSKMESSFFFFTMFALILRIVPTPMAALPCGNCGETPVPFPLSTGPKCGDQAYKIRCASGTLWFDALHNASYAITSINPQAQTMTVAPAPTVRGTCVSSDLGSEGIQLDQNLPFNITASNTVLLLNCTENMLHLQVPINCSSKCVCHGYIDGTSGLAPCKKGRLCCIFRTGGSQNEYMIRVHSQGCMAYQSFVNLNPALPLGKWPRPGLELMWDTPVEPSCKTELDCRELPFSLCLPDPGNGGQKRCFCKAGRYWDATTGYCQKCGKGRNCKLKRNKGILFGVAGGCGFFLVLSAFLVHRRNQLKRRAQKTLVKQREQILNAASSSSGKSAKVFSGKEIKKATNNFSRENLLGSGGFGEVFKGTLDDGTFIAVKRAKPGNTKGTEQVLNEVRILCQVNHRSLVRLLGCCVELEEPQLVYEYVPNGTLFDHLHAFRLRHLTPLTWLRRLVVAHQTADGLAYLHSSAVPPIYHRDVKSSNILLDEKLDAKVSDFGLSRLVELSDSEGSHIYTSAQGTLGYLDPEYYLNLQLTDRSDVYSFGVVLLELLTSKKAIDFNREEENVNLVVFMKKVMDEGRLMDVVDPFIKEGASKVEIETLKAMGGLAAACLDERRQNRPSMKEVADEIEYIIGIVTGDDSTTGDLKI